One window of the Lysobacter sp. S4-A87 genome contains the following:
- a CDS encoding SDR family oxidoreductase, with protein sequence MSSSSKVVIVTGASQGIGAGVVQAFRDRGYRVIANSRNIKASNDPDILTVAGDIAEREVAERIVREGLAKFGRIDTLVNNAGIFNAKPFTQYTQDDYANAIAVNVGGFFNITQLAAAEMEKQGSGHVVTITTSLVDHAIDGVPSVLASLTKGGLNAATKSLAIEYAKRGVRVNAVSPGVIKTPMHAAETHEWLSALHPVGRMGDIADVVQAVLYLDSATFVTGEILHVDGGQSAGH encoded by the coding sequence ATGAGCAGTTCAAGCAAAGTCGTTATCGTCACCGGCGCCTCGCAAGGCATCGGCGCCGGCGTGGTCCAGGCGTTCCGCGATCGCGGCTATCGGGTCATCGCCAACTCCCGCAACATCAAGGCCTCGAACGATCCGGACATCCTGACGGTCGCCGGCGACATCGCCGAGCGCGAAGTCGCCGAGCGGATCGTCCGCGAGGGCCTGGCGAAGTTCGGTCGCATCGATACGCTGGTCAACAACGCCGGCATCTTCAACGCCAAGCCGTTCACGCAGTACACGCAGGACGACTACGCCAATGCCATCGCGGTCAACGTCGGCGGGTTCTTCAACATCACCCAGCTGGCTGCCGCCGAGATGGAGAAGCAGGGCTCGGGCCACGTGGTCACCATCACCACCAGCCTGGTCGACCACGCCATCGACGGCGTGCCGTCGGTGCTGGCGTCGCTGACGAAGGGCGGCCTCAATGCGGCCACCAAGTCGCTTGCCATCGAGTACGCCAAGCGCGGCGTCCGGGTGAACGCGGTCTCGCCTGGGGTGATCAAGACCCCGATGCATGCCGCGGAAACCCACGAGTGGCTGTCGGCGCTGCACCCGGTCGGCCGCATGGGCGATATCGCCGACGTCGTGCAGGCGGTGCTCTATCTCGACTCGGCCACGTTCGTGACCGGCGAGATCCTGCACGTCGATGGTGGCCAGAGCGCCGGTCACTGA